A genome region from Zootoca vivipara chromosome 11, rZooViv1.1, whole genome shotgun sequence includes the following:
- the SLC25A46 gene encoding mitochondrial outer membrane protein SLC25A46 — translation MHPRRPEGFDGLGYRGGREEPGGFVAKPDLGYWVSTPPDIPGSRNLHWGEKTPQFAAGTPVGAAGFNEDSYAGSVAAGSEQLNRFAGFGIGLASLFTENVLAHPCIVLRRQCQVNYHARNYHLTPFTIVNIMYSINKAQGPRALWKGMGSTFIVQGITLGAEGIISEFTPLPRELSYKWSPKQIGGHLMLKGLTCLIAMPFYSASLIETVQSEIIRDNPGILDCLKEGIGRAMGFGVPHSKRLLPLLALAFPTVLHGVLHYVISSIVQKLVLLLLKKENSPSLPAENSSSVQSMLDAYFPELIASFAASLCADVMLYPLETVLHRLHIQGTRTIIDNTDLGYEVLPINTQYEGMRDCINTIKREEGILGFYKGFGAVVVQYTLHVAVLQFTKILYSTLLQNVS, via the exons ATGCATCCGCGGCGCCCCGAGGGCTTCGACGGCCTGGGCTACCGGGGCGGCCGAGAGGAGCCGGGGGGCTTCGTGGCCAAGCCGGACCTCGGCTACTGGGTCAGCACCCCGCCTGACATCCCCGGCAGCCGCAACCTCCACTGGGGGGAGAAGACCCCGCAGTTCGCTGCAGGGACCCCGGTGGGGGCGGCGGGCTTCAACGAGGACTCTTACGCAGGGAGCGTGGCCGCCGGCTCCG aACAGTTGAATAGGTTTGCAGGCTTTGGGATTGGCCTGGCAAG TTTGTTTACAGAAAATGTGCTGGCTCATCCTTGCATTGTTCTGCGTCGACAGTGCCAG gttAATTACCATGCCAGGAATTATCATCTCACTCCATTTACAATTGTCAACATTATGTATAGCATCAATAAGGCCCAG gGGCCCAGAGCTCTTTGGAAAGGAATGGGGAGCACTTTCATTGTTCAAGGCATAACCCTTGGAGCAGAGGGCATCATCAGTGAATTCACACCCTTGCCCAG AGAACTTTCATATAAGTGGAGTCCCAAGCAGATAGGAGGACATCTTATGCTGAAAGG GCTGACTTGCTTGATAGCAATGCCTTTTTATTCTGCAAGTCTGATTGAAACAGTACAG agcGAAATCATTCGGGATAATCCTGGGATTTTGGATTGTCTGAAAGAGGGCATAGGCAGAGCAATGGGCTTTGGAGTGCCCCATAGCAAGCGGCTCCTCCCTCTCCTGGCCCTGGCCTTTCCAACTGTTCTACACGGAGTTCTTCATTATGTGATCAGTTCCATTGTTCAAAAgttagtcctcctcctcctcaagaaaGAGAATTCCCCCAGCCTTCCAGCTGAGAACTCTAGTTCTGTGCAAAGCATGCTAGATGCTTATTTTCCGGAACTTATTGCCAGCTTTGCTGCCAGCCTTTGCGCTGATGTGATGCTCTATCCTCTCGAAACAGTTTTGCACCGTCTTCATATCCAAGGGACACGCACCATCATTGACAATACGGACCTGGGATATGAAGTCCTCCCCATCAATACCCAGTACGAAGGAATGAGAGACTGTATCAATACCATAAAGCGTGAAGAAGGAATATTGGGCTTTTACAAAGGGTTTGGGGCTGTAGTTGTACAGTACACCTTACACGTTGCTGTGCTGCAGTTCACAAAAATTCTTTACTCAACACTGCTCCAGAATGTTTCTTAA